A window of the Alnus glutinosa chromosome 4, dhAlnGlut1.1, whole genome shotgun sequence genome harbors these coding sequences:
- the LOC133866345 gene encoding uncharacterized protein LOC133866345, with amino-acid sequence MIRSGSYIHMQDEWARVNRQIKQAMWNALMEEFYLPVSVDMRRAQQEAWNDIGRKHRSWKSRFKTQLGIGDGDTPESIRARMPEKFFEQYDAEDVEFLLRDWCREHKIATSERMKRLRERNDLPHCAGSKSYARFNHEEACTSGTPPTRAASFVKTHTKKDGTFLNDRTRVLCERMTQSLASDPAATQSVSADTVHWAPNDAYEQAIGRPEYAGRVRQVGPNVTPVRGTCFSYRPRSQGGPSQGTSRDWAEQSRKMEEMQAELHAERARNDRLEQRVQQFDGIEQRLREMEVFMSSMAVPAPCVGNQSSPAHVGSTSSVGSASAGNSTTVGTLSPVGRQLSQHSTVATPSPATPFIAQQ; translated from the exons atgatcaggagtgggtcctacatacacatgcaggacgaatgggcgagggtaaataggcagattaagcaggcaatgtggaacgcactgatg gaggagttctatctacctgtatcagttgacatgcgcagggcacaacaggaggcgtggaatgatattggacgtaagcaccgctcgtggaagtcgaggttcaaaacccaactaggaattggagacggtgacacgcccgagagtatccgtgcgagaatgccggagaaattttttgagcagtatgatgcagaagatgtagaattcctgctgagagattggtgcagagagcataaaatc gcaacctctgaacggatgaagaggttgcgggagcggaatgacctaccccattgtgcgggatctaaaagttatgccagatttaatcacgaggag gcatgtacatctggcacgccccccactcgcgccgcgtcgttcgtgaagacccacacaaagaaggacggcactttcctgaacgaccgtacacgggtcttatgc gagaggatgacgcagagtttagccagtgatccagccgccacgcaaagcgtctccgcagacacggtgcattgggcaccgaacgacgcttacgaacaggcgattgggaggcctgagtatgcagggagggttcggcaggttggcccgaacgtcacacctgttcgagggacatgtttttcatataggcctcggtcacaggggggaccatctcaggggacgtctcgggattgggccgaacagtctcggaagatggaagagatgcaagcggagctacatgctgagcgagcgaggaatgaccgtttggagcagcgcgtgcaacagttcgacggcatagagcagcgcttgcgagagatggaggtcttcatgtcctccatggcagtaccagcaccatgtgttggtaatcagtcttctcctgcacacgtaggtagtacgtcgtccgttggtagtgcatctgcag gtaattcgacaacggttggtacgttgtcgcctgttggacgacagctgagccagcactccactgtcgctacaccttcgcccgctacaccattcattgcgcaGCAATAG